ACTGGGCCACGGCAAAGGCAAAGTTTGCCTGGAATAAATGTTTCGAATGTTGTTTTTTCTTCTTGATTTTAGCCTTTGTTTTATTGTGTAATTTCTTTCCTGTTTTAAATATTTGTTTGGAAACTAATTATATGTAACACACATCATATCAAGTTAATCGTAGGAGAGTGCACATCTTGAGGTGAGCTTGCTACTTAGATGCTTTCGAAAGTTATCCACTAATGTTTGAATATCCGACTTAACCAAGAAACGAGCTCCACATTGAACTAGTTTGCTAGAAATTGTGTGCAATATGACTTAAGCCATGAAAATAACAAGAACTAAGACCTTTTTAATTAACAAGTTTTAGTTTCGTTAGTTCATTTATTAAAATGAATTAAACTAGGTTTTTTTATCTGCTATGAAATATGTTTATACCATATACAATTAAAAAACTCACGTATACGTATTGCCTTTTTTCTCCGCATgttcacacacacatacacatatatgCGAGGATTCAATTAAAAACATATAGTTAGTGAGAAAACTTAAAAACTCCTTATTTAAGGGGGAAGAGACTTTTAGTGAAAGACGAATAAAAGTGGAAAAAAATATTTAACATTTGAAACGTTTCTATCTTCttcatatattattttttttttataaaaaatggtaCCATAAgatcacaattttttttatctttcgTTCATATTTGACGGGTTTAAGTTTTTCGTAGTGTTGCACATGTGTAACActtttatttttcaaataaaaagtttTTTTGTATCTTAAAAATGATAGATTTACAGCcaaaaaatgtataaaaaaattggtgtgttttttaaGAGTTTTCGAGTTCTCGCAATAAAAGAAGTTTTCTCTTGGACCCTCTCCTACGTCGATTTCCGAAATAGTGGCTGGCGATTTGACCCAGAGATTTTGTATGAACCGGCCGAACCGGACAATGAACACCTGTAAGtaaataggttattatatatacCATGAACACGTCTATGCTGAAGTTATTGCTGTTTTTTTAAACAATCACAAAAATGAGAGTTGTTGAAGGAGATTATTTTTGAAACTGCTATTCTATTCATTCAATGAGAATAGAAATTCATTCTACCGTGAAGCTTTTGACTCTTGAACATATTCTTTCTCCTGTAATGCATTGATGATGCTTTTTCTTGATACCAACAAAAAGATTGATTCTTTAAACACCATAATAAGACCAATGCCAAGACTTTCTTGACACTAAAGTAAAGCACCTTACTTTAATCCATCTTttacgcaaaaaaaaaaaaaaaaaaaagaacaatcAAATTTCAACATACCCTTTTCTTGATCCATCTCAAACGCTCCAAAAATGGGCAAATTTTGGGTAGAAATCTGCTTAATTTCTGCTAGAGGACTCACAAGAACTTCATCACTATGGAAGCTCCAATGGTTTGCTGTTGGGTGGATTGATCCCAACAACAAGTATTGCACAAAAGTTGATGCTTCTGGGAATGCAAATCCAGTATGGAAAACCAAGTTTTCGGCTTTGGTGGATGACTCGGATTCAAGATTTGAAGATTTGGCACTCAGTGTTGAAGTTTATAGCAGGGATCCTGTGTTTTTAAAAGAGAGACTTCAAGGGACTGCAAGTGTTGGGTTGAAAGAGTTTCTTGATAAGCAAAAGAACAGTTCTGAAGGTTTGAAGAATGTTGAAGAAGTTGGGAGTTTTCAGTTGAGGAAGAAGAATTCGAATAAACCTCAAGGATTTGTAGATGTTTCGATTCAGACATCGCAAGAGATGAACGAGGATAGTTCATATGAAGGTAAGTAtgcatattaaatattaaatatttaacCTGCAAAATCCAACGGGTCGTGTTCAGGTTGACTTGTTTAATGCATTTAATATATATACAGGTTGATCCGCTAAAAATTTTGAACAagaaaaaagtaaaaatataCATGTTATAAGGCCAGCCAGTTTAACCCGTTAAACAAATGGTTACATGGCCACATGGGTCATGTTCGGGATATGTTTTAACCGTGTCTGGGTTAGGGTTAATATCTTTTATACGAATAGATGCATGGGTTGTGTTCTGGTTACATAGTTTTAAGTGCGTTTGAGCTAGGATTGATGTCTTTGATACGAATTGATACACGGTCATGTGCGGGTTGATTAGTTCAATCAACCATCCCGACACGGTATATTTGTGCATACATTGAACCATTTTTGGGTACATAATGTAAATAAGTATATTAGTAATAGTAATACACATTTTAATATAAAGAAGTCCGTATAAATAGTATTTGTACAAAATTTGCCCATTTTTGATTCATACCATTGTGTTTGGATTGTATGGATGATGGTGTTGAGGGTATTTTGTAATTTTACTTATCCTCTTCGACTCGTGCAGGTAATGATGTTGGGATCAAGCTAAGGATTCGCGACCATGGTGTAAACTTGCCACCACGAGCCGCGCATTCAGAATACCATTTGCAGGAAAATTACTCAACCCCATTGCCACCAGGTCCAAGCTACCACCAACCTCGAGCTGCACCGCCACCAACTTATCCTTTAACAGGCGGATCCAACCATCAACCGCCACATAATCCGCTAGGATCAAGCTACCATCAACCGCTGCCACCACCTTATAATTTCGGTTATCTGCCATCATCTTCAAAAGATAACTTAGCACCAAGTTACATCAACATGCCACCACCATCGGGAGCGGGGGCTAGACCGGGTTTTGCAATGGGGTTAGGAGCTGGAGCATTGGCAGCTGGTGCAGCCATCTTTGGAGATGATTTTATATCAGGGTTTGATCTTCCTACTGGTTTCACAGTATCAACAGATCCTCCTTTCTGACCTTCAATACTTGTATCATGTTTTCTTTTGAATCCTGTTTGACTTTGATGCTTAACTTTAGGGGTGACAATTGCTTTCATTACCTCAAAGATGACAAAATAAATTTTAggtatgttattttttttaaaggaaCGAATCCTCTAAATGGGCTACTGACGAAATTCATCATATCGGAAATACACTCacctccgaaccggggaaaaccctcacctagggccgaagcccgtgaacactcgcccaaaggcacgacagtgcggtgaggtaaaacccgctcagttcaagggcCGAACTAGCAATCTCCACCTTTttgcctagtctcccatcatcaccaggtgccgcagaaaaaTAATGCGAAGGTCAGGAATCGAACTTGGGTCCCTTAGAACATTAAGTCtttcccttaccactccaccaccacctcattggcTTTTAGGTATGTTTCATCATgagtgtgagagggggagtcacaCTCACGTAAACACCACACAGCCGCCGTGAGTGCTCCTTGAGCATTGAGGCCGTGAGAACCCTTAGACCAGTGGGTGTGtgtaacacccctaaaatataaacccttatattataaagttcaaagaattgataaacaagaatttaccaactaggaatttaacctagttaaattcaaGTCTTGAACTCATACATACTATGGTTAAAACACATTAACTTAAGAACAAAACAAGGTTGGGGGACTAAACTTGTCAAATTTGAAAAGCTagttactaatagtaacaaaaaccaaaccaaacacaccaaatttggtgtgtctggtcgatcaagagagGAAGGGCGACAGGGGTTCTCCAAAACCCTAAGCTTCACACCAAATCCCTTCAATTGAAGCCCCAAATCTATTCCAAATCGAGTTTTAATCACATATTAGTGAACTCCTCGTTgtaaggatcaaaaggtatgtgaaatttaGTAATTTTGTTGCATCACAAATTCTAGGTTAAATGTGAAACATGAAAAATTCAGCTTAATCACTGATGCATGGGTGAAATTAGAAGGGTTATGAGGATTAGGAACAAGCCCTAGATGATTTCATGACATGACCTTGTATAGGACTTGTAGGATTTcacaatcaccattgtaggtgattagtgaacTTCAAGAAAacttgttaaatgctgaaattaTAACTCTTGTTCTAGCATAATCTGAAATTAGGAAATAAATTCTGAAAAGATGATGTCAAGATGCATGCAAAAAAttactattatagtgaaattagatgttgaatcgcaagtcatgaacttgtttatgaatgtagaaaaatctgacccactaggtgtttgttgaaatgcctaagtgaggacttaattgtgaaatttggataaaaacgcagatttgatgaaggtccataatgatgtgattgtggtcataaaaagagttctaaacatgttgtaaaaactgaattttctaggcaaagagtccggttcatctagcggacaagccggagggaattcaggaggaaaaggcgcgctctaaaggtacgaaatttattgtttcgttacattatatCTAATTGTTAGTTTTATGTAGTCAATTCTGAAACATGATAACCAAGATTTGCCAATATGTCACGAATATGACTAGTGTCTTAAACAAgtgaaatgggtcaaaacaagtgacAAACAAGGATACTTGCATGCCCTGAATGGTGCTTAATTCAGcactcaaacgggtcaaaacaagtcttGTAATAAACATGAAGCTAGACACCATCACTTAATGCATGGTTATAATCATTGCGTAAGTTGTAAATTTGACAAGCTATGTTAGTTGTGAAGTTTAAACTCCTAGTATAGGAGTTATGATCTTGATTTGGTAAATATGACTAGTAGTATAGATGACAAACACGAAATCTTGGATTTAATCATATAGATTAATACGTGAGCGATCCCTTATGGGAAAGCAAAACGTGATAACGAGTAATAGTCCCAAACATGGGTAATTAGCCTTGGGTGGGTGATAAATCTGTTCAAGGTCATTTCTCTGCAAAACGGAACTTGAATGCTCAAGCTCATAAAGCAAGAAAACAAATGCagggcccaccgtaaattacggtgacaccgtaatttacggtggccaacAAAATGCTACGGTGGGGatctactgatttacggtaggtTCCAAAATGcccagaagccaccgtaatttacggtgacaccgtaaattacggtggagcccagctTGATGAAATTTTTATTCCATTTTCTTGAATAAGTTTTCGGACCTAATCCAAATACGTGAATTCACATCATTAATAACACTAATGCTTGTTTAAAACATTTAGTTTTCAGGTactcaagaaaaaggatggtgatcaa
Above is a window of Helianthus annuus cultivar XRQ/B chromosome 14, HanXRQr2.0-SUNRISE, whole genome shotgun sequence DNA encoding:
- the LOC110908989 gene encoding uncharacterized protein LOC110908989, with the protein product MGKFWVEICLISARGLTRTSSLWKLQWFAVGWIDPNNKYCTKVDASGNANPVWKTKFSALVDDSDSRFEDLALSVEVYSRDPVFLKERLQGTASVGLKEFLDKQKNSSEGLKNVEEVGSFQLRKKNSNKPQGFVDVSIQTSQEMNEDSSYEGNDVGIKLRIRDHGVNLPPRAAHSEYHLQENYSTPLPPGPSYHQPRAAPPPTYPLTGGSNHQPPHNPLGSSYHQPLPPPYNFGYLPSSSKDNLAPSYINMPPPSGAGARPGFAMGLGAGALAAGAAIFGDDFISGFDLPTGFTVSTDPPF